Proteins from a genomic interval of Luteibacter pinisoli:
- a CDS encoding 3-hydroxybutyrate dehydrogenase has translation MQDLSGKVALVTGAASGIGRAIAQAYADAGAKVAVADIAADKARDAARSMGPDAIGLAMDVTDEDQVEEGFAQTARELGPVDILVSNAGIQIISPIVDLSYADWKRMLAIHMDGAFLTTRAAMRQMIAAGRGGSIILMGSAHSHVASKFKAPYVAAKHGLLGLARVIAKEGAANGIRANVICPGFVRTPLVEKQIPEQAKELGISEEAVIRDVMLKDTVDGEFTTLEDIADTALFLAGFGSNALTGQSLLVSHGWHMA, from the coding sequence ATGCAGGATCTGAGTGGGAAGGTCGCGTTGGTGACGGGTGCGGCCAGTGGCATCGGCCGCGCCATCGCCCAGGCCTATGCGGACGCGGGCGCAAAGGTGGCGGTGGCCGATATCGCCGCCGACAAGGCGCGCGACGCCGCACGAAGCATGGGCCCCGATGCCATCGGCCTGGCCATGGACGTCACGGACGAGGACCAGGTCGAGGAAGGTTTCGCCCAGACGGCGCGTGAACTCGGCCCGGTCGACATCCTCGTCAGCAACGCCGGCATCCAGATCATCTCTCCGATCGTCGATCTCTCCTACGCCGACTGGAAGCGCATGCTGGCCATCCACATGGACGGCGCCTTCCTGACCACGCGCGCCGCCATGCGCCAGATGATCGCTGCCGGGCGCGGCGGTTCCATCATCCTGATGGGCTCGGCGCACTCGCATGTCGCCTCGAAGTTCAAGGCGCCGTACGTCGCTGCCAAGCACGGCCTGCTTGGCCTGGCGCGCGTCATCGCGAAGGAAGGCGCCGCGAACGGCATCCGCGCGAACGTCATCTGCCCCGGCTTCGTGCGCACGCCGCTGGTGGAGAAGCAGATTCCCGAGCAGGCGAAGGAGCTGGGCATCAGCGAAGAGGCGGTCATCCGCGACGTGATGCTGAAGGACACCGTGGACGGCGAATTCACCACGCTCGAGGATATCGCCGACACGGCGTTGTTCCTCGCCGGCTTCGGCTCCAACGCACTCACCGGCCAGTCGCTGCTTGTCAGTCACGGCTGGCACATGGCCTGA